One region of Novipirellula artificiosorum genomic DNA includes:
- a CDS encoding sigma-70 family RNA polymerase sigma factor, translated as MTDVTQILYQLEQGDSSSADELLPLVYEELRRLAAARLKHEKSGQTLQATALVHEAYVRLVNVPEAQHWDSRAHFFGAAAEAMRRILVEQARRKNSVKRGGGRKRVDLGDVDLAGGGFELDVIALNDAIGRLEVEDSRAAQVVKLRFFCGMTIKQAAEAIGISPATADNDWAFARSWLRVQIFPENEGGNS; from the coding sequence ATGACTGATGTTACTCAAATTCTTTACCAGCTTGAGCAAGGGGATTCATCCTCGGCGGACGAGTTATTGCCACTTGTTTATGAGGAATTGCGACGCCTTGCCGCGGCTCGACTCAAACACGAGAAGTCTGGTCAAACGTTACAGGCAACGGCCTTGGTTCACGAAGCGTACGTAAGGTTAGTCAATGTTCCTGAAGCTCAACATTGGGATAGTCGGGCGCACTTCTTCGGAGCCGCTGCTGAAGCCATGCGGAGGATCTTGGTGGAGCAGGCCCGACGGAAGAATAGCGTGAAGCGGGGAGGGGGACGGAAACGCGTGGACCTTGGCGACGTGGACTTGGCTGGTGGCGGGTTCGAGTTGGACGTGATCGCGCTGAATGACGCGATCGGACGACTGGAAGTCGAGGATTCCCGCGCTGCACAGGTCGTCAAACTACGATTCTTCTGTGGTATGACGATCAAGCAGGCAGCCGAAGCGATTGGGATCAGTCCCGCAACGGCTGACAATGACTGGGCTTTTGCACGAAGCTGGCTACGCGTGCAGATTTTTCCGGAGAATGAAGGAGGAAATTCCTGA
- a CDS encoding protein kinase domain-containing protein translates to MASDHLSDKDLFNIARQLDSLDAVEVYLEQVCGDNAERYERILKLVEADKGDSFLEKPLVPVPETVESRDPVESEGETIDNYVLLQKIGEGGFGVVYMAEQTSPVRRKVALKIIKPGMDSKEIVGRFEAERQALAMMSHPNIASVFDGGYTPTGRPYFVMELVRGVSITKFCDAKRLGLEQRLRLLMDVCRAVQHAHQKGIIHRDLKPSNVMVTFHDGTPVVKVIDFGVAKAINQQLTDNLFFTRYGQMIGTPQYMSPEQAEMSGLGVDTLSDIYSLGVLMYELLVGTTPLTADEFREAGHLEVQRMICEQEPVRPSDRLSTTEKQQLFDIAEHRGLKPDLLASQIRGDLEWIVMRTLEKERDRRYPTPLDLCRDVERYLDNQPVEARPPSMVYRMRKYVRRHRALVGSSAAICLTMIAATVFSTAMWRHSDEMWRQSARDRTALAHQRDETDAARKKAELQAELNKQLAKKLAGQLYRTQIQKASELEFQFAYDDAREVLAECPENQRDWEYDRLMHLVTNFDSPIPGCQVPLFPGRGDQMVSIGLNDNDGGLCIWDIETQELLDVIPVSELELMMSALHPDNQLVAVADREGNLFLVDLESRQVRHKIDRAHSGRVNGLGFSPDGSRLASCCHDGQLKLWDVESAMMLASKELKDQLRGIEFDARGRYLATGVTSTDDAIPKIRIFDAETLDFVRHLKLEGEYAKSIAFAKCIAFAFSPSGDFLVGGGASGVVIWNTETWQVEQDFSGHLDNVKSVRFRPDGEVLAACGDHMIQFWDWRLGKLTRTIKSPSSYNWWSNFSPDQHVFAYFDDRCIRVHRLDSHDKDTNKRVIALEGLRDEYLVASAFSSDGNWFAAAGTDRSIMVWDTTTWTTKQLLHGHQSTVRELVWDHDGSLYSTDADGVVIAWDVPAGKPSWQHRTNADSPPQLVHLMAVAPGKSKLLFGTPDRGILELNRDALSQSDLAERTSNVTALASSPDGQWVAYAAGQKVVIRDFNGQASKVTVRVPAGRTKNLVFSPDSRTLAGLTTDWYWLFDLESGELKWKKRHSRYVWGLAFSKSGKRLFLMPDMEDYSAMILDSNDGNVIYEWAKQGSYGLAYDPTNETVACIGAEGKIQIFEASERHRPTVPEFAKSNPTEQHEIPYRMQTESRKILFRQNSERYMEALELATKATKCVPDCPEYEFTKGVALFRSGHLKEADEALKGLEGVQWNHIDNDALGTAFGLQVYARAVRSIVLYQLGNADLAREQLELARKGVRSLRTNQGPVYRIVAEAESVLAEK, encoded by the coding sequence ATGGCCAGCGACCATCTTTCCGACAAAGACCTTTTCAATATAGCCAGACAGCTGGATTCTCTGGATGCGGTCGAAGTCTATCTCGAGCAGGTCTGCGGCGACAACGCCGAGCGCTATGAGCGAATCCTGAAGCTTGTTGAGGCTGACAAAGGCGACAGCTTCTTGGAGAAACCGCTGGTTCCCGTTCCTGAAACGGTCGAAAGCCGCGATCCAGTTGAGTCGGAAGGAGAGACGATCGACAACTACGTGTTGCTTCAGAAAATTGGAGAGGGTGGATTCGGCGTCGTCTATATGGCGGAGCAAACAAGTCCGGTTCGGCGCAAGGTCGCGTTAAAAATCATCAAGCCAGGAATGGACTCCAAGGAAATTGTCGGCAGGTTTGAAGCCGAGCGACAGGCACTCGCGATGATGAGTCATCCGAACATCGCATCGGTGTTTGACGGTGGTTACACGCCCACAGGCCGGCCCTACTTCGTGATGGAACTTGTCCGTGGCGTATCGATCACTAAGTTTTGCGATGCAAAACGACTGGGGTTGGAACAAAGGTTACGGCTCTTGATGGACGTGTGCCGAGCGGTCCAACACGCACATCAGAAAGGAATCATTCACCGCGACCTAAAGCCGTCCAACGTGATGGTGACGTTTCATGACGGGACACCGGTGGTCAAAGTGATCGATTTTGGTGTCGCAAAAGCCATTAATCAACAATTGACAGACAATCTCTTTTTCACGCGTTATGGGCAGATGATCGGTACGCCGCAGTACATGAGTCCGGAGCAAGCAGAAATGAGCGGATTGGGCGTCGACACACTCAGTGACATCTATTCACTCGGTGTGCTAATGTACGAGTTACTCGTGGGCACCACGCCGCTGACCGCAGATGAATTCCGCGAAGCCGGGCATCTCGAAGTGCAACGGATGATTTGCGAACAGGAACCGGTACGTCCCAGCGATCGACTTAGTACGACCGAAAAGCAGCAGTTGTTTGATATTGCAGAACATCGTGGCCTGAAACCCGATCTGCTCGCCAGCCAGATTCGCGGAGACCTCGAATGGATCGTGATGAGAACACTAGAAAAGGAACGCGATCGGCGTTATCCGACACCACTGGATTTGTGTCGCGACGTTGAACGATACCTGGACAATCAACCCGTTGAGGCACGACCACCGTCTATGGTGTATCGCATGCGCAAATACGTCCGTCGACATCGGGCATTGGTTGGCTCGTCCGCAGCAATTTGTCTGACTATGATCGCAGCCACCGTTTTTAGCACGGCAATGTGGCGACACTCGGACGAGATGTGGCGTCAATCGGCCAGGGACAGAACTGCGTTGGCACACCAACGGGATGAAACCGATGCGGCTCGAAAGAAAGCTGAGTTGCAAGCTGAATTAAACAAGCAACTGGCCAAGAAATTGGCAGGACAGTTGTATCGCACACAGATCCAAAAGGCTTCCGAACTGGAGTTCCAGTTCGCGTACGACGACGCTAGAGAAGTGTTGGCCGAATGTCCCGAGAACCAGCGAGACTGGGAATACGACCGGTTGATGCATCTCGTGACGAACTTCGACTCGCCGATTCCCGGCTGCCAAGTCCCGCTCTTTCCAGGACGTGGCGATCAAATGGTTTCTATCGGGCTCAATGACAACGATGGCGGGCTTTGCATTTGGGACATTGAAACGCAAGAGTTGCTCGACGTGATTCCGGTCAGCGAATTGGAACTGATGATGAGCGCCCTTCACCCTGACAACCAGTTAGTGGCAGTGGCGGATCGAGAAGGAAATCTTTTCCTGGTAGATCTCGAGAGTCGTCAGGTGCGCCACAAAATTGATCGTGCTCATTCTGGTCGTGTGAACGGACTTGGATTCAGTCCCGATGGAAGCCGGTTGGCATCGTGTTGTCACGATGGCCAATTAAAGCTGTGGGACGTCGAATCGGCGATGATGCTCGCCTCCAAGGAGTTGAAAGATCAACTGCGCGGCATCGAATTTGATGCTCGGGGGCGGTATCTGGCCACAGGGGTCACCAGCACTGATGATGCAATCCCAAAAATCAGAATCTTTGATGCGGAGACTTTGGATTTCGTCCGTCATCTTAAGCTTGAGGGAGAGTACGCGAAGTCCATTGCCTTTGCGAAGTGCATTGCCTTTGCCTTTAGTCCATCCGGCGATTTTCTCGTTGGCGGTGGGGCATCGGGTGTTGTGATCTGGAACACAGAAACCTGGCAGGTAGAGCAAGACTTCTCCGGGCACCTCGACAACGTCAAATCGGTGCGATTTCGTCCTGATGGTGAAGTGCTTGCCGCTTGTGGGGATCACATGATCCAATTCTGGGATTGGCGTCTTGGAAAACTCACTCGAACAATCAAGAGCCCGTCATCCTACAACTGGTGGTCGAACTTCAGTCCAGATCAACACGTTTTCGCCTACTTCGACGACCGCTGCATTCGTGTTCATCGATTGGATAGTCACGACAAAGATACTAATAAACGGGTGATCGCGTTGGAGGGGCTTCGCGACGAATACCTTGTGGCCAGCGCTTTCAGCTCAGATGGAAACTGGTTTGCCGCTGCCGGGACCGATCGCTCCATCATGGTTTGGGATACCACGACATGGACGACCAAGCAGCTCCTGCACGGACACCAATCCACCGTGCGAGAACTCGTCTGGGATCACGATGGATCGCTGTACAGCACGGATGCAGACGGAGTAGTGATCGCGTGGGATGTTCCTGCGGGAAAACCAAGCTGGCAGCACCGAACCAATGCTGATTCGCCACCCCAATTGGTACATTTGATGGCTGTTGCGCCGGGCAAGAGCAAATTGCTATTTGGCACGCCGGATCGGGGGATATTGGAACTGAATCGGGACGCTCTATCACAGTCGGATCTCGCTGAGCGTACTAGTAATGTCACGGCGCTCGCGTCCTCTCCTGACGGCCAGTGGGTCGCTTACGCAGCAGGGCAAAAAGTTGTCATCCGGGACTTCAACGGCCAGGCATCCAAGGTAACAGTTCGCGTTCCTGCTGGACGAACAAAAAACCTTGTTTTTTCACCCGATTCAAGGACCCTCGCAGGTCTCACCACAGATTGGTACTGGTTGTTCGATTTAGAGTCAGGGGAGTTGAAATGGAAAAAAAGGCATTCCAGGTATGTTTGGGGGCTTGCTTTCTCTAAGAGCGGAAAACGATTGTTCTTAATGCCGGATATGGAAGACTATTCGGCAATGATCCTTGATTCGAATGACGGAAATGTCATCTACGAGTGGGCTAAACAGGGTAGCTATGGATTGGCTTACGACCCCACCAACGAAACCGTTGCCTGTATCGGTGCAGAAGGAAAGATTCAAATCTTTGAGGCCAGCGAACGCCATCGCCCGACAGTTCCTGAGTTCGCCAAGTCCAATCCGACCGAGCAGCACGAGATTCCGTATCGAATGCAGACCGAAAGCCGCAAGATCCTGTTTAGACAGAACAGCGAACGGTATATGGAAGCACTTGAATTGGCAACAAAAGCCACGAAGTGTGTGCCTGACTGTCCAGAATATGAATTTACAAAAGGCGTGGCTCTGTTCCGTTCAGGACATCTGAAAGAAGCCGATGAGGCTCTGAAGGGGCTCGAAGGTGTTCAGTGGAATCACATCGATAATGATGCTCTTGGGACAGCGTTCGGCCTACAAGTTTACGCGAGAGCTGTTCGTTCCATCGTCCTGTATCAACTAGGCAATGCCGACCTTGCCCGCGAGCAACTAGAGTTAGCGCGAAAGGGAGTCCGCTCACTGCGTACAAACCAAGGGCCGGTCTATCGGATCGTAGCCGAGGCCGAGTCAGTGCTTGCTGAGAAGTGA
- a CDS encoding terminase gpA endonuclease subunit: MAIDPRKLKPSECVRTLNSTSLGEVSSERQLYRHRQRAGHRIGDGKHVDLLRYCAWLHQERHAPTPPAEVDPYSRVKDKARARNAAIALAGRDIGDLPDVENSERKEKAAGSFRSFCEAYFSLTFHLAWSPDHLKVIERIEEAVVRGGLFSLAMARGSGKSSLAEVACIWAVFNGYRDFVCLIGSDEGHACDMLESIKTELDANELLLADYPEVCFPIQALDGISNRANGQLYQGKRTQIGWTAKEVVLPTIAGSKASGAIIKVAGLTGRIRGMKFKRPDGKTVRPSLVVLDDPQTDESARSLSQCANREAILAGAVLGLAGPGKKISGIMPCTVIRPGDMADNILDRDKHPEWNGARTRMVNSFPTNETLWERYAEIRAEGLRAGDGGATGTEFYRQNREAMDEGAEVSWKERFNHDELSAIQHAMNLKLQDEAAFFAEYQNEPLPAETIDADQLTAEQVANKINGTDRCCVPIAANHLTAFIDVQGKLLFYVVAAWEDDFTGYVVDYGTFPDQKRGHFTLRDARQTLATVADGTGLEGSIYAGLDALTDDLLGREWQRDDGAAMKIGRCMIDANWGHSTNVVYQFCRQSPHASILLPSHGRFVGASSNPFSEYKRRPGDRVGLNWRVPSIHGKRAIRHVIYDTNWWKSFTHARLAVAMGDRGCLSVFGDRAEQHRMFAEQITAEYFIKTEGRGRTVDEWKARPEQPDNHWLDCLVGCAVGASMQGALLFGTDVSSSRTRGRLSFREMQQRKRC; the protein is encoded by the coding sequence ATGGCTATTGACCCACGGAAACTAAAGCCTAGCGAATGCGTTCGCACGCTCAACTCAACGAGTCTGGGCGAGGTCTCGAGTGAACGCCAACTGTACCGACACCGTCAACGAGCAGGGCATCGCATCGGTGATGGAAAGCACGTCGATTTGCTCCGCTACTGCGCTTGGTTGCATCAAGAACGGCATGCGCCAACCCCGCCTGCCGAAGTAGATCCGTATAGCAGAGTCAAAGACAAGGCTCGTGCACGAAACGCCGCGATCGCCTTGGCCGGTCGCGACATCGGTGACTTGCCTGATGTTGAGAATTCAGAGCGAAAAGAGAAGGCCGCGGGAAGCTTTCGTTCATTTTGCGAAGCGTATTTCTCGTTGACGTTTCATCTTGCATGGTCGCCGGACCACTTGAAGGTAATCGAACGCATCGAAGAAGCCGTCGTTCGCGGCGGGTTGTTCTCGTTGGCAATGGCACGCGGTAGTGGCAAGAGTTCGCTTGCGGAGGTCGCGTGTATCTGGGCGGTGTTCAATGGCTACCGTGACTTCGTCTGCTTGATCGGCAGTGACGAAGGTCATGCCTGCGATATGCTCGAATCAATCAAAACCGAACTCGACGCCAACGAACTGCTCTTGGCCGACTACCCTGAGGTTTGCTTTCCAATCCAGGCGTTGGACGGCATCTCCAACCGAGCCAACGGGCAACTCTATCAGGGCAAACGTACGCAAATCGGTTGGACTGCAAAGGAAGTCGTTCTACCAACAATCGCCGGCAGCAAAGCGAGCGGCGCAATCATCAAGGTCGCAGGCTTGACCGGCCGCATCCGCGGGATGAAATTCAAACGCCCCGACGGAAAGACCGTTCGGCCGTCGCTCGTGGTGTTGGATGACCCGCAGACGGACGAGTCCGCGAGGTCGCTGTCGCAGTGTGCAAACCGCGAGGCCATCCTCGCCGGTGCCGTCCTCGGACTCGCCGGACCCGGTAAGAAGATCTCGGGCATCATGCCATGCACCGTGATCCGCCCCGGCGACATGGCCGACAATATCCTCGATCGCGACAAACATCCCGAGTGGAACGGTGCGCGGACGCGAATGGTCAATTCATTCCCAACCAACGAGACGTTGTGGGAACGCTACGCCGAGATTCGTGCCGAAGGTTTGCGTGCCGGCGACGGTGGCGCGACTGGCACCGAGTTTTATCGACAGAACCGCGAGGCAATGGACGAGGGTGCCGAGGTTTCATGGAAAGAACGCTTCAATCACGACGAGTTGTCGGCGATTCAACACGCGATGAATCTAAAACTGCAAGATGAAGCCGCATTTTTCGCCGAATACCAAAATGAACCATTGCCGGCTGAGACGATCGACGCCGATCAACTCACTGCCGAGCAAGTCGCCAATAAGATCAACGGAACGGATCGGTGCTGCGTTCCCATCGCGGCAAACCACCTCACCGCTTTCATCGACGTCCAAGGCAAGCTGCTGTTCTACGTCGTCGCCGCATGGGAGGACGATTTTACTGGCTATGTCGTCGATTATGGAACTTTTCCTGATCAGAAGCGAGGCCATTTCACGCTGCGAGATGCACGCCAGACGCTCGCTACCGTTGCCGACGGAACCGGTCTCGAGGGATCCATCTACGCTGGCCTCGATGCGTTGACCGACGATCTACTCGGCCGTGAATGGCAGCGTGACGACGGCGCGGCAATGAAGATCGGCCGTTGTATGATCGACGCAAACTGGGGCCATTCAACCAACGTCGTTTACCAGTTCTGCCGACAAAGTCCGCACGCATCGATCCTGCTCCCCTCACATGGTCGCTTCGTTGGCGCCTCATCGAATCCGTTCAGCGAATACAAACGCCGACCTGGCGATCGTGTTGGTCTCAACTGGCGAGTCCCCTCGATTCACGGCAAGCGAGCGATCCGGCACGTCATCTACGATACGAACTGGTGGAAGTCGTTCACGCACGCCCGTCTTGCGGTCGCGATGGGAGATCGAGGATGCCTCTCAGTCTTCGGAGACCGAGCCGAACAACATCGCATGTTCGCCGAGCAAATCACCGCTGAGTACTTCATCAAAACCGAAGGCCGCGGCCGAACCGTTGACGAATGGAAAGCCCGCCCCGAACAGCCCGACAATCACTGGCTCGATTGCCTCGTTGGCTGTGCGGTCGGAGCGTCGATGCAGGGTGCGTTGCTCTTCGGAACTGATGTGTCTAGTTCACGGACTCGCGGGCGGTTGAGCTTTCGGGAAATGCAGCAGCGGAAGCGTTGCTGA